One region of Mesomycoplasma ovipneumoniae genomic DNA includes:
- the nadE gene encoding NAD(+) synthase: protein MKNKEQINNYINYIIEWIRQEVKKANKKGVIFGISGGVDSALVAFLGKKAFPNSHLGLIMPIRDMSSDKTDIEQLVKKFEISTKEINLSSTFENLKDLFSLKNQLANYNIQPRLRMISLYAFAQELDYLVLGTDNFSEMYLGYFTKYGDGGVDLLPIVNLTKMQVYQISAQIGIPESIIQKSPSANLWDNQKDEDELGFTYKDLDLFFTDPNLVSVQVRAKIEKLHNLSAHKRNPVPRPAKKLGDF, encoded by the coding sequence ATGAAAAATAAAGAACAAATAAATAATTATATAAATTATATTATAGAATGAATTCGCCAAGAAGTAAAAAAAGCAAATAAAAAAGGCGTGATTTTTGGCATTTCTGGTGGAGTTGACTCTGCACTTGTTGCGTTTTTAGGGAAAAAAGCTTTCCCTAATTCGCACTTAGGTCTTATTATGCCAATTCGTGATATGAGCAGTGATAAAACTGATATTGAGCAATTAGTCAAAAAATTTGAAATTTCCACTAAGGAAATTAACTTAAGTTCAACTTTTGAGAACTTAAAAGACTTATTTAGTCTTAAAAACCAATTGGCAAATTACAATATTCAACCTCGCCTTCGCATGATTAGTTTATATGCTTTTGCCCAAGAATTGGACTATTTAGTTCTTGGAACTGATAATTTTTCCGAAATGTATCTTGGCTATTTTACAAAATATGGTGATGGTGGCGTGGATTTATTGCCAATTGTTAATTTAACAAAAATGCAAGTTTATCAAATTAGTGCACAAATTGGAATTCCAGAATCAATAATTCAAAAATCCCCAAGCGCAAATCTTTGAGATAACCAAAAAGATGAAGATGAATTAGGTTTTACTTATAAAGATTTAGATCTATTTTTTACAGATCCAAATTTAGTTAGTGTTCAAGTAAGAGCAAAAATTGAAAAATTACACAATTTAAGCGCCCACAAACGCAATCCAGTGCCAAGACCTGCAAAAAAATTAGGAGATTTTTAA
- a CDS encoding YebC/PmpR family DNA-binding transcriptional regulator — translation MAGHSKWANIKHRKGAQDALKAKIFNKFSKEIMVSVAKGGPDPNSNPALRLIISKARAKSMPKANIEKAIAKGQGATGEGQTFKEIIYSGTLSNGISVIVTILTDNVNRSVSSLQALFRRANGQIGKQNSIPYLFEQKGYLEIDKTDQLNGDDLMMFVLENGGDDFQEDEESYLIYCEPRAIQDLKSAIENNFSVNFSAVEISYFPNSWVELNQESTEKILNQIDNFLEDDDIQNIYHNLKV, via the coding sequence ATGGCTGGTCATTCAAAATGAGCTAATATAAAGCACCGAAAAGGTGCCCAAGACGCCCTAAAAGCAAAAATTTTTAACAAATTTTCGAAAGAAATTATGGTCTCAGTAGCAAAAGGTGGACCTGATCCTAATTCTAATCCAGCTTTAAGACTTATTATTTCTAAAGCACGCGCAAAATCAATGCCAAAAGCAAACATTGAAAAAGCAATCGCCAAAGGCCAAGGGGCAACAGGCGAAGGTCAAACTTTTAAAGAAATAATTTATTCTGGAACTTTATCAAATGGAATTAGTGTAATTGTCACAATTTTGACTGATAATGTTAATCGATCAGTTTCATCACTTCAAGCACTTTTCCGCCGTGCAAATGGACAAATTGGAAAACAAAATTCAATTCCTTATTTATTTGAACAAAAAGGTTATCTTGAAATTGACAAAACTGATCAATTAAATGGCGATGACCTTATGATGTTTGTTCTTGAAAATGGTGGCGATGATTTTCAAGAAGATGAAGAAAGTTACTTGATTTATTGCGAACCGCGCGCAATTCAGGACTTAAAATCAGCAATTGAAAACAATTTTAGTGTAAATTTTAGTGCTGTTGAAATTAGTTATTTCCCTAATTCTTGAGTTGAACTTAATCAAGAAAGTACTGAAAAAATACTAAATCAAATTGATAATTTTCTTGAAGATGATGATATTCAAAATATTTATCACAATTTAAAAGTTTAG